In Phaseolus vulgaris cultivar G19833 chromosome 3, P. vulgaris v2.0, whole genome shotgun sequence, the sequence TACCATCAAATCTACCTCACATCTCCTATCGCTGACCCCCTTTGTTATATCCTTATGTTTTGTTCttaaagtttttcttttgttttttaattattttgaacttCATAGGTCGCCCTTGAAACAATTGTAGCATCATCCACTTGGAGGGTTACAGTACAActatttaatttcttgaatttgTTTGTTATTGACTTGTGTGTCTCTATCCGAGATTGATaactatgatgttatccacatTTGAATTAGTCTTCTTTGCTGCGTTCTGTATATATCACTTTAGCTGGCTGTAGTACGTGATGTTCTGTTCGATCTCATTTTTATGTTGATCAGAAATGATCAAGGACAAACTCAAGCCCCAGAGATAGCTTAAGTGGTTAGGATTGTTTAAGTCTTAACAAACACCTTTCACACAGGATTGGACATTTGGAGCATGGATTGGACATCTACGGTGACTTAACATTAATGCGGGATaaactctgatatcatattcaAATTTGACTACATCTAACTCAATCCAAAATGCTTTCTCAAGGGGTGAGAATTAACCATTTGTAAGGACTATTTTGGTTAACATTTCTACCCAATGTGGAAACATCTAATAATGTTTAACACCaagcttattttttttaattgttgggATCAACTTTCTTCACTTGTTTTTCATCCCTGGTGATTTATTCCTCTTTTGCTTGGAAAAAATTAGCACTGAGCTGGTTGGTTTGGATGAAGTTTTCTCCCTTCAGTTTGTGGACAATGATAGGAAGAGTAGGTGAACCAATCAGGCTAGTTATGTCAGGGTACCCTTCAATATACTGTTTGTTTGCTATGAATGGTGCAAAATGGTGTTTGAAATCAAAGATGGGTAATCATATTGCGCTTTGCTACCTTGCAGAAAATATTGTATTTTCCTTGATTTTACTGGTTACAATATGGTAGAACAAATAGGGAACAAGGGCAGCAGCTGTACCTAGGCTTAAGTGAGAGGAGAGACAGTATCTCCTAAAAGTTTACACAAATTACGGATATCAGATAGTAGAGATACCTAAAATAGGAATGATGGAACTAATGTCTGCACTTACAAAAACAAAATAGGAAGATTCCGTTTTCTCCTGACAAGCAGGAACTAATTGCCAATCTAGAGTTTGATCCTTGTCACTCAGTTCTTCTAAATAAAAACAGAAGTTGGATTTAAGAATTAGCGGAGTCTGCGCATTATCCTTTTTTTTAAGCTCAAAGGACTCGTGCAGTAGGGGAGTCTGTTAGAAATGTAATAAAAGTTGCTCGTGCTTTCACCTAACAATTTTAGCCATTGTTTTTGTTTAGTTCGTGAAAATCTCATGTTGGAAATGCAAATTTTTATCGAGATATTTTACTAAGTTCTACTAAGTTAGAAATGCAAATGTTAATGGTGACATGTTACAAAAGTGCTTTGTTctacaaatattataaatgcattttttttattgtaatatatattaCACAAGCGTTTTGTTTTACTAATATTAGGAGTGCTACACTGTTGTACATGCCAAATATAATATAGCTCAAGTTGATTATGTATGgatttaatctttttaaattataacGACCTTAATAAATGTCTCCAGAAGATATGTGTGTAATGTCTATTAATTCTTCCAACCattggttttgttttgtttctcaTGGTCGTAAATGTAATGTTATTTGATTGAGATTGTTTATTATATTACCTTGCAGTTCCCACCAATGATTATTGACTTTACACTCagattaacataatttatttgcTGTCTTTCCTTCTTACGTCAATTCAGGTATAATTTATTTAACCTAGTAGAGCACTTCCACAGTAGGGGTCTTTATCGGTCCATCTTTCTAAGGTACACACTTCATTAATCTTCAAGTgagttaatatttaatttcctGCTTTTCGCTGTATTCGACTTTCAAATGACTACCTCTACCTTGCAGCATAATGGAAGGGGAGGAATCCCTGAAACGGTTTTCTCCAGAAGTAATGATTCAAGATCCAAACATTGGAAATGCGAATTCTCTACTACCTCCTGTAGTGCTTTTTCATGGCACTGGGGATTATTCAATACCATCAGATGCCAGGTTTGTGTCCCCCCTTTCTAAAAATTTGTAACTGTGGAAAACAGGAGTATATATTTGTTGTCCTATTAATTTGTTATGATTTAGTTGTGCCGAGATATAGCCTAGATGACCTTATTTGCGGAGCGTAGTGACTGAATTGTTTCATGCAATATTAAAGTGCCAAGCTTTGTGTAATGGTTGAATTATTGAATGATTTAGTTAGCAATCAGCAGCTTAATTTAACTTCAAGGTATTGAAAAGCATGTAGAAGGAATAACATAGAATGACCTATGTCAGTTCCTTGTCCCCCTGAAAGGAGATTTCAGCAAACAATCAGTATAGAACGATAAAAAAGTgttaattcaaaaacatgtAAATGATGTAACATGGTGATTAAGTTCAATTGTATAAGGAGATCTCACAATATCAATATCGTACTATTTGAGTATCTTAAATTATCTCTTGAAATTAGTTTCtccatttttcttgtttttattctttttgagTTTATTACTGTCAAAATGGGCATACTATTATAAGTGATGTATTATCGGGTATACACGCATTTCTGTAGTATCTGACAAACTTTCAGAAATTGAAAAGGCATTCTCAATTTATGTGGTTGTTTAATCTCTTTGAACCTTTGGGAAAAAATTGCACTTTATAATGTATTATTTGCTACAATTCAATGTGGTATGCTGCTGATTAGTTGTTTACGAGGGTTCATTGATGATTGTGTGAATTGTGAAATTTGCCGTGGCGCTTAAGTTCATATCTGTTTTAGTAGTCCCACTGCGTCAATAATAATAGTAcacacttaaataaaaataagatctCAATACAAAACGGAGAcccaaaataaaagaaaaatcgtCCTAATCGGAGGCTATGTATTATCTATCTGCTACCTACAGGATAAGTGTGTTTTTTTATTGACTGAATACCGATGAAGTGTGAGCCTGGAGATGGAAATGCGTAATGGTAACAAAGTTACATTATAAGGTTTTTATAAGCGACAAAGCTGCTGTTATGTGACCATATATACTTGGAATTAATTGAAACTTAAGAAATATTCTAGTAAGAATATTTTCTTGGGCACTTAATTTGGTAAACTGTTAGAATTCGTTTCATAATAGGTTAAATTGAAATGTGCGCATGTAATGCTTTTGCATGGATTATAAAGTAGGCTTTAATCCTGTATATCCTTCAATGGGCAACTAGAAGAAATGTATAGCTTTTCTCTTATCTTCGTATTGAAGcatctctttaaaaaaaaattcggAATTTTCAGCTGCTAGACTTATGACTAACATACTATTTTATACAGTAAAACATTTGCTGAAACTCTTCAAAAAGTTGGAGTGACGGCTGAATCAATTATGTACGAAGGGAAGACTCATACAGATGTGTTTCTACAGGTATTTGACCACTCTGCTTCTCATTGATTTTGATAAATCTATgtttacataataataatatacctTGATGATGCATTTTTATCATCAGACACTTTATTACCTGTCTTTTTTAAATATCCACGCAGAACCATTTAGGTATTTTCTGAAGAAATGGTGCTTGCTAATTTTTATGAGAAAATTCTGGTGAATGTTAAAATTTTTTCTACGCAGCCATTCATGTGAAAtgcttatattatattatacattTCAGGATCCCATGAGAGGTGGAAAAGATGACATGTTTGAAGATTTAGTAGGATATATCCACGCAGGTGATGCTGAGGCTCGTGCCAGAGATGCAGTGGCTCCTCCAAGGAGACGCCTTGTACCTGAATGCATGTTAAAACTTGCTCATAGCGTCAGTCCATTCTAGCCTGCAAGCAGAACGAACTAACATTCTTTCTCCAGAACAACTTCTTGCTGTTGTAAGAACAGAGCTATCCTTTTTAGCTGGCTGGAATGTTCAATGCTATGTTTTCTGGAGCCTCCAATGTCTATGTAGAAATTCCCAAGGTTGAAAGATTTGGTCTAACCAAGGAAGAAGAATGTTGGTACTTTTCAACTCTATATTTTCTGTGGACTGCACCCATCTCTAGTCTAGGCTTTGGAGTTTACCTCCAAACATGTTTCTAAGCTAAGCTTAGAGGTTTGGAAGGTGTAGGTCAGGATTATAGCACTAATAGAATCTGTGTTTTCTTCTGTGCAGTTTCGCAGCTTCTCAAATACTCTTTTTTAGAATGTAATCTAGAGTGGGTTTGGGTAGGATCTGGAGGCCAATTAGACTCTTTTTGTGTGTGTATATGGACTGAAGATACTTcaaatgtttttagttatttaattaattctttactcataaaaaaataaaaatttctttcttcattttattatttttctctgtACATAATTAATGATTCACTTGCTAAATTAATTTTCAGCATCAAGTTTTGGCAGGTTCCATTCTATTAGTAGATTTACCATTACACTTAAGAGTCAAACATTTGGTTTTCATCAAAACATGGAAATGTCATTTCTAatgttgaattttgaattaCTCCCAACCCAACTTAACCCTAAAAACTAGCTTATTACATAGGGAGTGTAGAGATTATACTGGTAACTCAATaatgtataattattattaaataattataaattataattttgtacaattgaaattttgaaatacCAATAGTAACATCTACGTATacatgataaataaaataaatgataaattaatataatactaagttataagaaattattagggatgatttttttagAAACTAGTTTGGGTTTTCAGGTATTAATTTTCAGGATTGTATCCATGTTTTTACTATGCTCTTTAAGGAGAGATATAATAAGTTAACTCAGTTACTACTTTAATTAAGGTGTCAAAATATTCgttattttaaaagataagaGATAGCATATAGGtatgtgaaaataaaaattgaaaacatttaggtctcttttttctctctcgaatatttgttgatttttttttaactctattagttaaataaatcatggttaaaattttggtagttaATTGATATTactctaaaaattattttataattttttattaataataaaattattttaaatattaataattcttttaatacatataataattttttatttagttaatataataattaattattttttattgttaaaattaatttttgtttagtaATTTTCTAACATTTGAGCCATCCTTCTAACAAAGCATGAAAAAACATATAAGTAAAGCTAGTTCTTGAACCCTAAACAATTTCTTATCTATACTGTTAAATCATTTATGATAACGaacattttttatttcctaATCAAGATTTAAACACCTAAAAAAACAAAGATTAATAATGAATTAGATCACCTTAACAAATAGTGACATAAGATATGGAAAAGTTATATAAGGTGATCTCAATATCTTTAGCTCAATCTATGTTATTGAAGTTATTTTGACTGACACAATATcaacaaatgttttttttttctagaactTGTCTCAAAATTCGTACAAAGTTTTTGTAACATTTTGAAGTTTATTTCCAAAAGTATCTTAGTTgcataattttaattcattaaaatcaccagataatgaacttttttaagtatttttaatctattaaatCAATGAGATTTCCCTATCACAAGtgaaattaatcaattaaaataaaataaaaattgattgaAATGATCTTTATTCCAAACCAACAAATTTAAGAAGATTGAAACATTAAAATTGAAATGGATTATGCACACtgctaaagaagaaaaaaaaaagcataagAGCCAGGTGTAGTTATTTGATTATGTGTGAATCATGCACATAGTGGAGCATCAAAGTTTTTTCAATGTTCACACTCACCTACCAATTTACTGTGCCATGGCACACTCTCTAAGATCACTCATAAGAAGccataaataaaataagcaCTGTTCTTGTGTAGCAGGGAGGTGATTATGAGTTGTTGAATATCCCAAGGCCACAACCACCCCACTAGTGTTAATGTGCACTCCTTTTTCCCTccaaaaattgtatataaagaAGGTGATGTTGGTCCATGGAATTCAGAGTACTATAACAAGTGAGGGATCAGTGAAAAAGCAGATTTTGAAGGAAAGATGAGGGGCTTGAAGGGTAGAGATAGGGTCATTTTCCTTGTGGCAGTGATGATTTTTGTGTTGGTTTTGGTGGCTGAGGGTGCTGGTGAGTGTGGAAAGACCCCTATAGGGTCTGCAGCTGCTAGTCTCAGCCCTTGTTTGAGTGCTGTTAGCAATGTGAAGGCAAAGGTTCCTCTGGCTTGTTGTAGCAGAGTTGGTGCTTTGCTGAGAACTACTCCAAAATGTCTCTGTGCTGTTCTGTTGTCTCCTCTGGCCAAGCAAGCCAAGATCAATGTTGCCACTGCTATCACCATTCCAAAGAGATGCAACATCAACAACCGTCCTGCAGGGAAGAAATGTGGAAGTAAGTAACCACTTCCTAATTCACCTTCA encodes:
- the LOC137808649 gene encoding non-specific lipid transfer protein GPI-anchored 15; translation: MRGLKGRDRVIFLVAVMIFVLVLVAEGAGECGKTPIGSAAASLSPCLSAVSNVKAKVPLACCSRVGALLRTTPKCLCAVLLSPLAKQAKINVATAITIPKRCNINNRPAGKKCGKYTLP